In one window of Arachis ipaensis cultivar K30076 chromosome B06, Araip1.1, whole genome shotgun sequence DNA:
- the LOC107645971 gene encoding uncharacterized protein LOC107645971 produces the protein MALIVAGNQSTKPALVPISEKLEHNTFSTSRHMVWLTIQTLGMEHHLDPSKIPTRYESPKSKPDAAAKSTEAPTDSSSLQDQPQETTEYKEWRQNDLALATWLLASIGTTFKNKILNCQRFYEAWNIIINHFNTTSKTKVQSLKSQLKSVKKTGTITDYLAKIRYLVDSPFAIGYELQEDDHIQAIMDGLAEDYSGYITSVISRMGTFSVSEAESFLFAYEDMLEIFKSPSDGIAIANLSKSFLTGNGRGGGARRPRGGRFQRGGRSSFWNAPRPQCQICGIPGHVAWNCFYRFDQQFQPGSTSSGYSRQIPYSNSIPPPPSSSFHQPRALLTAPPSSLSDSLWLPD, from the coding sequence ATGGCACTGATTGTTGCTGGGAATCAATCTACCAAACCAGCTCTTGTTCCTATTTCTGAGAAACTTGAACATAACACCTTCAGCACATCGCGTCACATGGTGTGGCTAACGATTCAGACTCTGGGAATGGAGCATCACCTTGACCCTTCAAAAATCCCTACGCGGTATGAATCTCCCAAATCGAAGCCCGATGCTGCTGCAAAATCAACTGAGGCACCTACAGATTCATCCTCTTTGCAAGATCAACCTCAAGAAACTACCGAATACAAGGAATGGCGCCAAAATGATTTGGCTTTAGCCACTTGGCTCCTTGCCTCCATTGGAACTACATTCAAGAACAAGATTCTTAATTGTCAAAGATTTTATGAAGCCTGGAATATAATCATCAATCATTTCAATACAACATCAAAAACAAAGGTTCAAAGTCTCAAATCACAGCTAAAATCAGTAAAGAAGACAGGTACTATTACTGATTATTTGGCAAAAATTAGATATCTGGTTGATTCACCGTTtgcaattggttatgagttacaaGAAGATGATCATATTCAAGCAATCATGGATGGATTGGCTGAAGATTACAGTGGTTATATCACATCTGTTATCTCTCGAATGGGTACTTTTTCGGTTAGTGAAGCCGAATCCTTCCTTTTTGCATATGAAGATATGCTTGAGATATTCAAAAGTCCCTCTGATGGTATTGCCATTGCAAATCTCTCTAAATCCTTCTTGACTGGAAATGGTAGAGGTGGTGGAGCTAGAAGACCAAGAGGAGGTCGATTTCAGAGAGGTGGAAGATCATCATTTTGGAATGCACCAAGACCACAATGTCAGATTTGTGGTATACCAGGCCATGTAGCTTGGAACTGTTTTTACCGTTTTGATCAACAATTCCAACCAGGTTCAACCTCTTCAGGCTATTCTCGACAGATACCTTATTCAAACAGCATCCCTCCACCTCCATCTTCCTCATTCCATCAACCTAGAGCTCTCCTCACGGCACCACCATCATCCCTATCTGATTCATTGTGGCTGCCAGATTAA